The proteins below are encoded in one region of Micromonospora yangpuensis:
- a CDS encoding LLM class flavin-dependent oxidoreductase, translated as MQFGVFTVGDVTVDPTNGREPSEHERIKAMVTIAQKAEEVGLDVFATGEHHNRPFVPSSPTTMLGWIAARTERLLLSTATTLITTNDPVKIAEDYAMLQHLADGRVDLMLGRGNTGPVYPWFGQDIRNGIALAVENYALLHRLWREDVVDWSGRFRTPLQSFTSTPRPLDGVPPFVWHGSIRSPEIAEQAAYYGDGFFANHIFWPAEHTRRMVELYRQRYAHYGHGSADQAIVGLGGQVFMRRNSQDAVREFRPYFDNAPVYGHGPSLEEFTRETPLTVGSPQQVIDRTLGFREYVGDYQRQLFLLDHAGLPLKTVLEQLDLLGEEVVPVLRREFAARRPAHVPEAPTHASRRAAGTDASPATEADGTGGTSAGTDGTPAEPAGAQARR; from the coding sequence ATGCAGTTCGGAGTCTTCACCGTCGGCGACGTCACGGTCGACCCGACCAACGGGCGGGAGCCGTCCGAGCACGAGCGGATCAAGGCGATGGTCACCATCGCGCAGAAGGCCGAAGAGGTCGGCCTGGACGTCTTCGCCACCGGTGAGCACCACAACCGACCCTTCGTGCCCTCCTCGCCGACCACCATGCTCGGTTGGATCGCGGCCCGTACCGAGCGGTTGCTGCTCTCCACCGCCACCACCCTGATCACCACCAACGACCCGGTGAAGATCGCCGAGGACTACGCGATGCTCCAGCACCTGGCCGACGGCCGGGTGGACCTGATGCTCGGGCGCGGCAACACCGGCCCGGTCTACCCCTGGTTCGGCCAGGACATCCGCAACGGCATCGCGCTCGCGGTGGAGAACTACGCCCTGCTGCACCGGCTCTGGCGCGAGGACGTGGTCGACTGGTCCGGCCGGTTCCGCACCCCGCTGCAGTCGTTCACCTCGACCCCCCGTCCGCTCGACGGCGTCCCCCCGTTCGTCTGGCACGGCTCCATCCGCAGCCCGGAGATCGCCGAGCAGGCCGCGTACTACGGCGACGGCTTCTTCGCCAACCACATCTTCTGGCCCGCCGAGCACACCCGGCGGATGGTCGAGCTGTACCGGCAGCGCTACGCCCACTACGGCCACGGCAGCGCCGACCAGGCCATCGTCGGCCTCGGCGGGCAGGTGTTCATGCGCCGCAACTCCCAGGACGCGGTACGCGAGTTCCGCCCGTACTTCGACAACGCCCCGGTCTACGGGCACGGTCCGTCGCTGGAGGAGTTCACCCGCGAGACCCCGCTGACCGTGGGCAGCCCGCAGCAGGTCATCGACCGGACCCTCGGCTTCCGCGAGTACGTCGGCGACTACCAGCGTCAGCTGTTCCTGCTCGACCACGCCGGCCTGCCGCTGAAGACGGTGCTGGAGCAGCTCGACCTGCTCGGCGAGGAGGTCGTCCCGGTGCTGCGGCGGGAGTTCGCCGCCCGGCGTCCGGCGCACGTGCCCGAGGCACCCACCCACGCCTCGCGGCGCGCCGCCGGGACCGACGCCTCCCCGGCGACCGAGGCCGACGGCACCGGCGGCACGTCGGCCGGAACCGACGGCACGCCGGCCGAGCCGGCGGGAGCGCAGGCGCGGCGATGA